In the Halichoerus grypus chromosome 4, mHalGry1.hap1.1, whole genome shotgun sequence genome, one interval contains:
- the LOC118529903 gene encoding tubulin alpha-1B chain-like — MPSDKTIGEGDDSFNTFFSETGAGKHVPQAVFVDLESTVIDEIRTGMYQQLFYPEQFIAGKKDAANNYAQGHYTIGKELIDLADQCTGLQGFLVFHSFGGGTGSGFTSLLMERLSVDYGKKSKLEFSIYPAPQVSTAVVEPYNSILTTHTTLEHSDCAFMVDNEAIYDICRRNLDIERPTYTNLNRLISQIVSSITASLRFDGALNVDLTEFQTNLVPYPRIHFPLATYAPVISAEKAYHEQLSVAEITNACFEPANQMVKCDPRHGKYMACCLLYRGDVVPKDVNAAIAAIKTKRSIQFVDWCPTGFKVGINYQPPTVVPGGDLAKVQRAVCMLSNTTAIAEAWARLDHKFDLMYAKRAFVHWYVGEGMEEGEFSEAREDMAALEKDYEEVGMDSVEGEGEEEGDEY; from the exons ATGCCTAGTGATAAGACCATTGGTGAAGGGGACGACTCCTTCAACACCTTCTTTAGTGAAACTGGGGCTGGGAAGCATGTGCCCCAGGCCGTGTTTGTGGACCTGGAGTCCACTGTGATTG ATGAAATTCGGACGGGCATGTACCAGCAGCTCTTCTATCCAGAGCAGTTCATCGCTGGCAAGAAAGACGCTGCCAATAACTATGCCCAGGGTCACTACACCATTGGAAAGGAGCTCATCGACCTG GCCGACCAGTGCACGGGACTCCAGGGCTTCCTGGTGTTCCACAGCTTCGGAGGGGGCACCGGCTCTGGCTTCACCTCACTCCTGATGGAGCGGCTCTCCGTTGACTACGGCAAGAAATCCAAGCTGGAGTTCTCCATCTACCCCGCCCCCCAGGTGTCCACAGCCGTGGTGGAGCCCTACAACTCCATCCTGACCACCCACACCACCCTGGAGCACTCGGACTGTGCCTTCATGGTGGACAACGAGGCCATCTATGACATCTGCCGCCGCAACCTGGACATCGAGCGCCCCACCTACACCAACCTCAACCGGCTCATCAGCCAGATCGTGTCCTCCATCACGGCCTCCCTGCGCTTCGACGGGGCCCTCAACGTGGACCTGACGGAGTTCCAGACCAACCTGGTGCCCTACCCTCGCATCCACTTCCCCCTGGCCACCTACGCGCCAGTCATCTCTGCGGAGAAGGCCTACCACGAGCAGCTGTCGGTGGCCGAGATCACCAACGCCTGCTTCGAGCCTGCCAACCAGATGGTGAAGTGTGACCCCCGTCACGGCAAGTACATGGCCTGCTGCCTGCTGTACCGGGGCGACGTGGTGCCCAAGGACGTCAACGCCGCCATCGCCGCCATCAAGACCAAGCGCAGTATTCAGTTTGTGGACTGGTGCCCCACGGGCTTCAAGGTTGGGATCAACTACCAGCCGCCCACCGTGGTGCCCGGGGGCGACCTGGCCAAGGTGCAGCGCGCCGTGTGCATGCTGAGCAACACGACCGCCATCGCCGAGGCCTGGGCCCGCCTGGACCACAAGTTCGACCTGATGTATGCCAAGAGGGCCTTTGTGCACTGGTACGTGGGCGAGGGCATGGAGGAGGGGGAGTTCTCGGAGGCCCGGGAGGATATGGCGGCCCTGGAGAAGGATTACGAGGAGGTGGGCATGGAtagtgtggagggggagggagaagaggagggggatgAATACTAG